The genomic DNA GGTGGAGCGCTTCTCAGGCCCTGCGTTCGTGCCTTATTGCTGAGCCCGTGCGGACGCAGCAGAGACCAGGCCGCAGACACCACGCGGTGTTACGGCGCAGGTCCCTACACTGTGCCTCCCCCCGCACTGCGCAGCCGCCCCGTGAGCGAAGCAACAACGTATCCCTATCCGTTGGTCGTATTCGACCTTGATGGCACGCTCGTCGACAGTGCCGCTGATATCGCAGAGGCGCTCAACCGCACCTTGGTGGACTGGCAGCTGCCGCGCGTGCCGGAGGCCACCGTGTTGACGTGGATCGGCGATGGCGTGCGCCGACTCGTGGAGCAGGCCTTCACCGCGGCCGGCAGCACGATCGATCTGGACACGGTGATGCCGGGCTTCATGGTGCATTACCGCGAGTGCCTGCTGCGCAGTCCGCGGCTGTTCGATGGCGTGGCTGAGGCGCTGCAGGTGCTGCAGGCGCGCGATGTGCCCATGGCCATCTGCACCAACAAGCCGTCGGCGCTGGTGCAGCCGCTGCTGGATCACCTGGGCATCGGCACTGTGTTCGCGTTGGTACTGGGAGGCGATTCGCTGCCGCAGCGCAAGCCGAGTGGCGAGCCCTTGCGGCACATCGCGGCGCAGTTCGGCGAAGACCCGGCCGCGTGCCTGATGGTGGGCGATTCCTTGACGGATTACCGTGCCGCACTGGATGCGGGCATGCCGGTTGCCCTGGTGCGCTATGGCTATCCGCGGGGGCTGGATCTGCAGCACAACGAAGCGGTCGCCGTGATCGATGACCTGCGCGATCTGCCTGGGTTGCGCGCCGGGGCGTAACGGTAGCGCCGAGCCGTGCTCGGCGGAATGTTTCCGTGCACGGCCCGCTTCGCTCGCCGACCATGGGTCGGCGCTACCGATCTCGGGCGCTGTTGTAGCGCCGAGCCGTGCTCGGCGGAATGTCTCCGTGCACAGCCCGCTGCGCTCGCCGACCACGGGTCGGCGCTACCGCTCTCGGACGCTGTGGTAGCGCCGAGCCGTGCTCGGCGGAATGTTTCCGTGCACGGCCCGCTTCGCTCGCCGACCATGGGTATGCCGGTCGTCCTGACCGGCACCCTGCGGGCCGTCGCACGCGACGTTGGCAGCGGCTCCTGCCGCTGCCTTCGGCGCTACCGCTCCCGCCGCATTACTGCGGCTGGTAGCGCACGCTGAGCTGGTACTCGCGGCCGGGCTGGTTGTACCAGGCGACGGTTTCGTAGCGGCGATCGAATACGTTCGCCGCACGCGCCAGCAACGACCAGTCTGGACCCAGCGCGTACTCAAGACGCACGTCCAGCGTGCCGTAGCCGCCCAGCTTCACCGTGTTGGCGGCATCGTCATAACGCTTGCCGGCACCGAAGCCGGTGACGCCCACACGCACGTCACCAAAACGGCGGTCCATATCGATGCGCGCGGTCTGCTGCGCGCGACGCGCCAGCCAGTTGTCGTACTGGGTGCCGACGGTGTGGTTGCGCGGATCGGTGTAGCTCAGCTGCGCGTTGACGTCGATACCGGCCACGCGGGTGGTGCCGGTCAGCTCGGCTCCACGGATGCGGGCCTTTTCCACCTGTGTCATGCGGAAGGTTGCCGCGTCATACGTGATCAGATCGTCCACGCGCGTCTCGTAAACATCCAGGCCCCAGCGCCAGCCTTGGCCCTGCTGAGCGACGCCGACATTGGTGCTGCGTGCCTTCTCCGGATCAAGGGTGGCAACACCGCTCCACGGGTCGTACAGATCGCTGAAAGTAGGTGCCTTGAACGCGGTGCCATGGCTGGCGGTCAGCTTCCAGCCGCCGCCCAGTTCCATGCCCCATGCCAGCGAACCGGTGGTGTGGTTACCGAACTGCTCGTTGTCATCGTTGCGCACGCTGGCCTGCAGTTGGTGCTGACCGAAGCGTCCCTGGTACTGCAGGAACACGCCGGTGTTGTCACGGCTGTCGACCAGATAACCAGCGCTGCTGCCGTCCAGACTGTCATCGCTCCAATCCACGCCGCCGCTCAGCAGCTGACCGTCGGCAAGGCCGATGTCAGCCTGCACCGAGGCACTGTCACGCTGTGTCTGTGCACGGCCGAACGCATCGAACGGGCCGCTGTTGTCGGACTCGTTGTCGCTGCGGCCGATGTTGGCGGTCACGGTCAATCGCTCAGAGGGGGCATAGCGGACCTTGCCAGCCAGTACCTGCTGCAGGGTCTCGGAATAGTTGTAATAGCCGTCGTAGTGGTTCTCCGCTTCGGCGCGCAACGCGCTGCCCTCTACGGTCCACTGGTCGTTGACGTGGTAGCCGCCGCGCGCGCTTTTGGACAGGTTGCGGTAGCCGTCGCGGTCTGGCTCATCCGCGCCGCAGCCTTGGAAGGTGGCCGCCGAGCCCCGGCAGGCATCGATGCCATCGCTGTGCTGGTAGGCGATATCGATGCCGAACCAGCCCCGTTCCGTTCCCCCGCCGATACCACCGCTGGCCTGGCGAAGTCCGTTGCTGCCGCCGCCCAGCTCCAGGCGCGGTGCGAATCCGCCTGTGTTGCGGCGGGTGAATATCTGCACGACGCCGCCAATGGCATCCGCGCCATACAGGCTGGACTGCGGCCCGCGCACGATCTCCACGCGCTCTATCTGCGCCAGCGGCAGGTCCTGCAGCATGGCCAGGCCGAAGTCGGCGGTATTGATACGCACGCCGTCCACCAGCACTACGGTGTGCGACGAGTTGGTGCCGCGCAGGAACAGCGAGGTCTGCTTGCCGAGCCCGCCGGTGTTGGTCAGGTTGATGCCGGCGCGGCCGCGCAGCAGGTCCTGCAGCGAGGTCGCCTGGCTGGATTCGATTGCGGCGCGGTCGATCACCTGCGCCGGGTTGAGGCTGTCGGTCAGCGCGATCGGTGTGCGCGTGGCGGTGACCAGCACTTCGTCGAGCGCGGTCGCTGCGTTCTGCGCGTGGGCAACGCCCGGCAGTGCGGCAAGCACGGCCAGGGAAAGGATTCGGGACTGCACTGACATGAGGGAACTCCGGCTGCCGCGCACGCCCGCGCGGACATAAAGGGAGCTGCAGCACGTGGGGCTGGGCGATGCGCACCGCGAATGCTCGCGATGGCCGTCGCCGATGCCCACCGCATCGCAACCTGGTGCTTCCTGGCCGGTCTCCGGGCTTGCCGTCGGTGGGAACCCACCGGGCGGACGCCTTCCCATGCTGGGCACAGTGGCGTGATGTCCGCTTGTGACGCGCTTACCGTTGCGGGGGCAGCGCCGGAGTGGCATCTCACGATGTGTCACCGGCTTCCCGTTTCAACCTGCCAGCTTGCGCCGCAGGTCACCTTGAAGTGCGCGCAGTCTAAGCGATCACACGCGGCAATGCAGGGCGATGCGGCCGGTGCACTAGAATGGACTCTGTTTCGTTCCAGATCTGCCGATGACGTCGATGCCGTGTTGTGTTGTTCCCCTGTTCGAACGCCTGGGCGTGCGCCCGCTGATGCACGACAGGCACACCGGGGGCGGGCGATGATCCTGGACCTGGTGCGCCATGCCAGTACCGGACGCGATACCCACCTGGACGGACGCACCGATCCACCGTTGTTGGCTGGTGCGCATGACGGTCTGTGTGCCGCCTATGACCTGCACGAATGGGAGCGTGTGATCTGCTCGCCCCGCCTGCGTGCACTACACACCGCCGTGGCGCTGGCCGTGCCGCGAGGGCTGGAGGTGCAGCCGGACGCGGAGTGGGAAGAGCTGGACTTCGGCGACTGGGATGGTGTGGCCATCGACACGCTGCCCGAGCAGGCACTGCTGGGCTTTCATCGTGATCCGCACGCGTTTCCACCGCCGAACGGCGAAAGCTGGGGACACTTCGAGCGACGGATCGCGCGCGCGCTGGATCGGTTGTTCGATGCAGAGGAAGCCGACGATGCGGCGCCAACGCTGATCGTCAGCCACGGCGGTCCGCTGCGGATGGTGCTGTCACAGGTATGTGGGTTGCCGGTGGCCCTGTGCTGGGCGTTGCGTATCGACCACGGCACGCGGCTGCGGCTGCGGGTGGAGCGGGGCGACGGCGGGCTGTGGGGCGAGCTGCTGGAGCTGCAACAGCCGTGATGCGGTCGTTGTAGCGCCGAGCCACGCTCGGCGGAATGTCCCCGCGCGCGGCCCGCTGCGCTCGCCGACCATGGGTCGGCGCTACCGGGAAGCGGCGCGTCGTGCTCGGCGGGATGTGTCCGCGTACGGCCCGCTGCGCTCGCCGACCTTGGGTCGGCGCTACCGTCAGTCCTGCGTGTCGGCGTCGTCGAAACGTCGTTCGTGCACGGGGCCGGAGGCCGGTCCCGGCGCTTTCAACGGCTGCAGGGCGATGCGTGCTTCGTAGTCCTGCACCAACGCACCGCGTTGTGCTTCGGACAGGTCCTGCCAGTGGCAGTCCAGCAACGCGCCTTCCAACGAATAAAGCAGGTTGAGGCTGGGCTTGAAGCCCGCGCGCCTGATCTTGACGAAGGCGCCGACCGAGCCGATCGCGAGCAGTTCTTCGCGGCTGCGCAGCCCCACCTGGCGCAGCCAGGCAGCGCTCTTCGGACCGATGTTGCGCAGCTGCAGGGTGCTCATTGCAGGGCGTCGACGAATACCGCAGCGATGGCTTCCAGGCCGGCCTGGTCATCGGCATCGAAGCGCGCCGGGTCCGGGCTGTCCAGGTCGAGCACGCCGATCAGCGTATCGCCCTTCACCAGCGGTACCACCAGCTCGGAACGGGAGGCGGAATCGCAGGCGATATGGCCCGGGAAGGCGTCCACATCATCGATGCGCTGGGTCACGCGCTGGGTGGCGGCAGCACCACAAACGCCCTTGTGCAGGGGGATGCGTACGCACGCAGGCAGGCCCTGGAACGGGCCGACAACCAGCTCGGTACCGTCGAACAGGTAGAAGCCGGCCCAGTTGAGCTGCGGCACGGCGTGGTAGATCAGCGCGGAGAGGTTGGCCGCATTGGCGATGCGGTCGCTCTCGCCATGGACCAGGGCACGGGCCTGTTCCAGCAGCTGGGCGTATTGTTCCGGCTTGCTGCCGGTCAGCGAAGAGGTGGCGAACATGGCGTCAGTCTAGCAAGGCACGGCGTCGCGGGCGGCAAGGCCGCGCGCAAGCGCGCCGATCCGCGCTATGCCGGCCACGTAGTGCTCATCCAGCGCCTGGCAGCAGGAAAGCCGCAGGCATTGCCGGTAGCGTGCGCCCCGCGAATACACCTGGCCGGGCATGAACACGATGTCCTCTGCCAGCGCCTGCTCGAACAGCTGGCCGGTGTCCACGCCCGGTATTTCCAGCCACAGCAGGAAACCGCCGGTCGGCTCGGTCGCCAGCGTGCCGGGCGGAAAGTGCTGGGCGACCAGCTGTCGGACGCGCCCGGTCTGTTCGCGGTACAGCCGGCGCATGCGCCGGAGATGGTGCTCGTAGTTGCCCGCCTCGAGGAACGCCGCGACAGAATCACCGAGCAACCGCGACTCGGCACCGCTGGAGTGGAACTTGAGCAATGCGATGCGCTCGCTGAAGCGGCCGCCCTCGAGCCAGCCGATGCGGTAGTCCGGCGCCAGCGTCTTGGAGAAGCCGGCGCAGACCATGACCCAGCCCTCGCGGTCGAATGCCTTGAGCAAGGGTTCCAGCGGTTCGGTGTGCTGCAGCTCGGCGTACACGATGTCTTCGATCACCGGCAGCCGCCGGGCGCTGGCCAGCGCGGCCAGGCGTTGCTTGGCGGCGACCGGCATGGTGCAGCCCAATGGATTGTGCACGGTGGGCATCACCACCAGCGCGGCCAACGTCGTGGTATCGAGCAGGGTGGCCAACGCGTCCACGTCCAGCCCGTGTTGCGGGTGGGTGGGCAGTTCGATCGCCTGCAACCCGAGGCTGGCAAGCAGCGGATACAGGTTGAAGTAGGACGGGGCCTCCAGCCCCACGGCGTCGCCGGGCTGGGTGACCGCGCGCAGCGCCAGCTGCAAGGCCTCCATCGCCCCATGGGTCAGCACGATGCGTTCCGGCACGGTGTGCAGCCCCAGGCGCGGGCCGCGCTGCACGATCTGCCGGATCAGCGCCTGCGAACCATTCTGTCGCGCGTAGGTTTCCACCGTGGCCATGCCCCGACGCAGCACCTGCGCCGTCGCGCGCTGCAGGTGGGGGCCGGGATAGAAGGCCGCGCCCCGCGGCCCGGCGAAGGCGAGGTCCAGCACCTGCGGGCGCTGCTGCGCGGCAAGGACGCGTGCCATCATCGCCTGCTGGCCGGGGGCGGTGGGGGCCGACGGGACATCGCGTAACGAGCGCTGCGGCACCTGCAGGCGCTGCGCGACTTCGAACCCCGAACGCGGCAGCGGAATCACCAGACCGGCATCTTCGAGTTGCCGGTAGGCCCCGATCACGGTGTTCAGGCTGACCTTGCGCTGGTCGGCCATCTGCCGCAGCGAAGGCAGACGCGCCCCGCTGGGCAGGCGTCCGGCGTGGATCGCCGCCGCCAGTTCATCAGCAAGGCGCTGGTAGCGAGGGGATGTGGTGAGCTCATCCATCTGTACCCATCCCGCTGACCATCCGCCGTGCCTGTAACCGTGGGATGGCCAGCCTAGCATGGGCCTGCCGCGCGCCGCTTCGTAGCGGGTCAGCGCGCTTTTCTGCCTGCGACCGCGGCCCAGCGCACCCACTCAGCCGTGCGGCGTCAACGCATCGGCACCAGCATCGGATCCTTGCGGTACAACTGCGGGAAGCGCTGCTGCAACGCGACCAGCTTGGGCGCATCGTAGTAGCGGATGTAGGCGGCCTGCGGATTCCGCTCCAGGTAATTCTGGTGATACGCCTCGGCGGGATAGAAGCGCTTGCCCGTGCCCAGCTCGGTCACCACCGGCGAGGTGAACGAGGCGCCGATCTGTCCTACGTAGGCGCGGTTGGCTGCCTGTTGGCGCGCGTCGTCGCTGAAGATGGCGGAGCGATACTGCGTGCCGCGATCCGGGCCTTGTCGATTGAGCTGGGTCGGATCATGCGCAACCGAGAAGAACACCTGCAGCAGCTGGCCGTAGCTGACCTGGCGCGGATCGTAGTCCACCCGCACCGCCTCGGCGTGGCCGGTGCGACCGCCGCTGATGGTTTCATAGCGCGCGGTCGATGCCTCGCCCCCGATGTAGCCGGACACCGCGTTGCTGACGCCCTTGACGTGCTGGAACACGCCCTGCACGCCCCAGAAGCAGCCGCCGGCGAACACCACGCTGGCCTGCGTGCGGTCATCCTTGAAGGCAGCGGTTCCGGTGGGCGCGGGCAGCGCACGGCTTTCTTCGCTGATGCGAGCCGCACCGGCAGCGGCGCCAAGGGCCGGTCCCGCATCCACCGCAAAGGCGACCAGCGAGCCCACGACCAGCGTCGCGACGGCGGCGGCGATACCCTGTTCCAGTGAGAGTTTCATACGATCTCCTCAACCAAACGTAAATGCGTAGGCCTGGACGCCGGGGTCCAGGAATTCGATCTCGAACAGGTGCTCGCCGATGTTGTCGCGCTGGCGTACCAACTGGTAAAGACGGTGCTCATCGACCACGCCGGTGCCATCGGGATGGACGTCGCCGCCTGCATCGGCGGACGGAAGCGGCTTGCCATCCATCAACACGCGGAAACGAACCGGCGCGCCGTTTTCCGCCGGCGCCAACACCAGGTGCAGGTCGCGGGCGTGGAAACGGAAGGCGATGCGGCCACCGGCCTGCTGCAGTTCCGCAGCCTCTTCGCTCACGGTCCAGGGTCCCCGCAATGCCCACTGGTTCAGCGTGAAGCGATCCGGCAGCGTGTAGTCGGCCCGTTGTCCGTTGCGGATGCCACCGGGAGACGCGAAGTTCTCCGCGCGGGCATGGCCCAGATAGGTCTCCGGCGAGCGCAGGTTGCCCATGTCGGCCTGCTCGGCAACGCCCTGCAGGCTGGTGGCGGCCGCGGGGTCGGCAGGCGGGGGCAGGTCGGTCTGGCCCGCCTCCTGCAGCAGCCGACGGATCACCTGCTCGGAGTGCGCATAGTTGCCCTCGCCGAACTGGTGCGCGCGGATGCGCCCCTTCGCATCGACGAAGTAGTGGGCCGG from Stenotrophomonas sp. 169 includes the following:
- the gph gene encoding phosphoglycolate phosphatase (PGP is an essential enzyme in the glycolate salvage pathway in higher organisms (photorespiration in plants). Phosphoglycolate results from the oxidase activity of RubisCO in the Calvin cycle when concentrations of carbon dioxide are low relative to oxygen. This enzyme is a member of the Haloacid Dehalogenase (HAD) superfamily of aspartate-nucleophile hydrolase enzymes (PF00702).) — translated: MSEATTYPYPLVVFDLDGTLVDSAADIAEALNRTLVDWQLPRVPEATVLTWIGDGVRRLVEQAFTAAGSTIDLDTVMPGFMVHYRECLLRSPRLFDGVAEALQVLQARDVPMAICTNKPSALVQPLLDHLGIGTVFALVLGGDSLPQRKPSGEPLRHIAAQFGEDPAACLMVGDSLTDYRAALDAGMPVALVRYGYPRGLDLQHNEAVAVIDDLRDLPGLRAGA
- the btuB gene encoding TonB-dependent vitamin B12 receptor; amino-acid sequence: MSVQSRILSLAVLAALPGVAHAQNAATALDEVLVTATRTPIALTDSLNPAQVIDRAAIESSQATSLQDLLRGRAGINLTNTGGLGKQTSLFLRGTNSSHTVVLVDGVRINTADFGLAMLQDLPLAQIERVEIVRGPQSSLYGADAIGGVVQIFTRRNTGGFAPRLELGGGSNGLRQASGGIGGGTERGWFGIDIAYQHSDGIDACRGSAATFQGCGADEPDRDGYRNLSKSARGGYHVNDQWTVEGSALRAEAENHYDGYYNYSETLQQVLAGKVRYAPSERLTVTANIGRSDNESDNSGPFDAFGRAQTQRDSASVQADIGLADGQLLSGGVDWSDDSLDGSSAGYLVDSRDNTGVFLQYQGRFGQHQLQASVRNDDNEQFGNHTTGSLAWGMELGGGWKLTASHGTAFKAPTFSDLYDPWSGVATLDPEKARSTNVGVAQQGQGWRWGLDVYETRVDDLITYDAATFRMTQVEKARIRGAELTGTTRVAGIDVNAQLSYTDPRNHTVGTQYDNWLARRAQQTARIDMDRRFGDVRVGVTGFGAGKRYDDAANTVKLGGYGTLDVRLEYALGPDWSLLARAANVFDRRYETVAWYNQPGREYQLSVRYQPQ
- a CDS encoding histidine phosphatase family protein — its product is MILDLVRHASTGRDTHLDGRTDPPLLAGAHDGLCAAYDLHEWERVICSPRLRALHTAVALAVPRGLEVQPDAEWEELDFGDWDGVAIDTLPEQALLGFHRDPHAFPPPNGESWGHFERRIARALDRLFDAEEADDAAPTLIVSHGGPLRMVLSQVCGLPVALCWALRIDHGTRLRLRVERGDGGLWGELLELQQP
- a CDS encoding TfoX/Sxy family protein, yielding MSTLQLRNIGPKSAAWLRQVGLRSREELLAIGSVGAFVKIRRAGFKPSLNLLYSLEGALLDCHWQDLSEAQRGALVQDYEARIALQPLKAPGPASGPVHERRFDDADTQD
- a CDS encoding GAF domain-containing protein — translated: MFATSSLTGSKPEQYAQLLEQARALVHGESDRIANAANLSALIYHAVPQLNWAGFYLFDGTELVVGPFQGLPACVRIPLHKGVCGAAATQRVTQRIDDVDAFPGHIACDSASRSELVVPLVKGDTLIGVLDLDSPDPARFDADDQAGLEAIAAVFVDALQ
- a CDS encoding PLP-dependent aminotransferase family protein — its product is MDELTTSPRYQRLADELAAAIHAGRLPSGARLPSLRQMADQRKVSLNTVIGAYRQLEDAGLVIPLPRSGFEVAQRLQVPQRSLRDVPSAPTAPGQQAMMARVLAAQQRPQVLDLAFAGPRGAAFYPGPHLQRATAQVLRRGMATVETYARQNGSQALIRQIVQRGPRLGLHTVPERIVLTHGAMEALQLALRAVTQPGDAVGLEAPSYFNLYPLLASLGLQAIELPTHPQHGLDVDALATLLDTTTLAALVVMPTVHNPLGCTMPVAAKQRLAALASARRLPVIEDIVYAELQHTEPLEPLLKAFDREGWVMVCAGFSKTLAPDYRIGWLEGGRFSERIALLKFHSSGAESRLLGDSVAAFLEAGNYEHHLRRMRRLYREQTGRVRQLVAQHFPPGTLATEPTGGFLLWLEIPGVDTGQLFEQALAEDIVFMPGQVYSRGARYRQCLRLSCCQALDEHYVAGIARIGALARGLAARDAVPC
- the msrA gene encoding peptide-methionine (S)-S-oxide reductase MsrA; its protein translation is MKLSLEQGIAAAVATLVVGSLVAFAVDAGPALGAAAGAARISEESRALPAPTGTAAFKDDRTQASVVFAGGCFWGVQGVFQHVKGVSNAVSGYIGGEASTARYETISGGRTGHAEAVRVDYDPRQVSYGQLLQVFFSVAHDPTQLNRQGPDRGTQYRSAIFSDDARQQAANRAYVGQIGASFTSPVVTELGTGKRFYPAEAYHQNYLERNPQAAYIRYYDAPKLVALQQRFPQLYRKDPMLVPMR